The following coding sequences lie in one Longimicrobium sp. genomic window:
- a CDS encoding S8 family serine peptidase → MRRSTPIAALAAALAVVGCQDNRLSAPETPVSARSENAPIYLVTFHEGVDVSAAAADLARGNGFAIRHLRQHAARGFSAVIPESRIAAVSGDPRVRLVERDGPVQLIHPVEGLARPGGGGGTTQTTPWGISRVGGFADGTGKTAWIIDSGIDMNHADLNTSRACHTYFAGTSPADGNGHGTHVAGTIAAKNNTIDVVGVAPNAYVCSVRVLGNSGSGTWEGVVNGVNYVAAKGASGDVANMSLGGSGSNATLEKAIVDAAAKGIKFVLAAGNEGVDASTTTPSRTNGNNVYTISATDVNDCMPSWSNWGNPPVDYAAPGVSILSTRKGGGTTTMSGTSMAAPHAAGVLLLGGARTSGYAKCDRDGNPDPIISR, encoded by the coding sequence ATGCGTCGCAGCACCCCCATCGCCGCCCTTGCCGCGGCGCTCGCCGTCGTCGGCTGCCAGGACAACCGCCTGAGCGCCCCCGAGACCCCGGTCTCCGCCCGCTCCGAGAACGCGCCCATCTACCTCGTGACCTTCCACGAGGGCGTCGACGTGAGCGCCGCCGCCGCCGACCTGGCGCGCGGCAACGGCTTCGCCATCCGCCACCTTCGCCAACACGCGGCGCGCGGCTTCTCGGCCGTGATCCCGGAGTCGCGCATCGCGGCGGTGAGCGGCGACCCGCGGGTGCGGCTGGTGGAGCGCGACGGCCCGGTGCAGCTGATCCACCCGGTGGAGGGGCTTGCGCGTCCGGGCGGCGGCGGCGGGACCACGCAGACCACGCCGTGGGGGATCAGCCGCGTGGGCGGCTTCGCCGACGGCACGGGGAAGACGGCGTGGATCATCGACAGCGGCATCGACATGAACCACGCCGACCTGAACACGTCGCGCGCCTGCCACACCTACTTCGCCGGCACCTCGCCCGCGGACGGCAACGGGCACGGCACGCACGTGGCGGGGACCATCGCCGCCAAGAACAACACGATCGACGTGGTGGGCGTGGCGCCGAACGCCTACGTCTGCTCGGTGCGCGTGCTGGGCAACAGCGGGAGCGGGACGTGGGAAGGGGTGGTGAACGGGGTCAACTACGTGGCCGCCAAGGGCGCCAGCGGCGACGTGGCCAACATGAGCCTGGGCGGGAGCGGCTCCAACGCCACGCTGGAGAAGGCGATCGTCGACGCCGCCGCCAAGGGGATCAAGTTCGTCCTGGCCGCCGGCAACGAGGGTGTGGACGCGAGCACCACCACGCCGTCGCGCACCAACGGCAACAACGTATACACCATCTCGGCCACGGACGTAAACGACTGCATGCCCTCGTGGTCCAACTGGGGCAACCCGCCGGTGGACTACGCGGCGCCGGGCGTGAGCATCCTTTCCACCCGCAAGGGCGGCGGCACCACCACCATGAGCGGCACCTCGATGGCCGCCCCGCACGCCGCCGGCGTGCTCCTGCTGGGCGGCGCCCGCACCAGCGGCTACGCCAAGTGCGACCGCGACGGCAACCCGGACCCCATCATCAGCCGGTAA
- a CDS encoding sigma-70 family RNA polymerase sigma factor, with protein MTTATAAPPASLDRELADALLLRRDEAAFRALYRRHTPRLFQVVLRVLGGAEQDAEDVVQETWIRATERLAEFRWEAAFATWLTGIGLNVARGLLRRRGRWEADPENVPEPWRAPPPLGERIDLERALALLPAGYRAVLVLHDVEGFTHEEIAAMLGVVPGTSKSQLSCARRAMRQLLDPAPTRIV; from the coding sequence ATGACAACCGCGACCGCAGCTCCGCCCGCCTCCCTGGACCGCGAACTCGCCGACGCACTCCTCCTGCGTCGCGACGAGGCCGCCTTCCGAGCGCTCTACCGGCGCCACACGCCGCGTCTCTTCCAGGTGGTGCTGCGCGTGCTGGGCGGCGCCGAGCAGGACGCCGAGGACGTGGTGCAGGAGACCTGGATCCGGGCCACGGAGCGGCTGGCGGAGTTCCGCTGGGAGGCGGCATTCGCCACGTGGCTCACCGGGATCGGGCTGAACGTGGCGCGCGGGCTCCTGCGCCGCCGCGGCCGGTGGGAGGCGGACCCGGAGAACGTGCCGGAGCCGTGGCGCGCTCCCCCGCCGCTGGGGGAGCGGATCGACCTGGAGCGGGCGCTCGCGCTGCTCCCCGCCGGCTACCGCGCCGTGCTGGTGCTGCACGACGTGGAAGGCTTCACGCACGAGGAGATCGCGGCGATGCTGGGCGTGGTGCCCGGCACCTCCAAGAGCCAGCTATCCTGCGCGCGGCGGGCCATGCGCCAGCTGCTCGACCCCGCGCCCACGAGGATCGTATGA
- a CDS encoding nucleotidyltransferase domain-containing protein, with amino-acid sequence MANLQELLSGGTVRLLTHFLVRPDQRLHLRALQERTGMGTGALQRELRRFEALGLVRRAEEGGKVYFDPVPGHPSWNAFRTLLREHGDPVEVVREVLRDVPGIQAAFVFGSTVRGGARRESDVDVLIVEEGMPTAAIGRAMVEAESLLNRPLDVQRLTPAALAEKLRRGSAFIRDVVSGPKAWLIGSEDVLLAR; translated from the coding sequence ATGGCGAATCTCCAAGAGCTGCTCAGTGGGGGAACGGTGCGGCTGCTGACCCACTTCCTCGTGCGCCCGGACCAGCGCCTTCACCTCCGCGCTCTCCAGGAGCGCACGGGGATGGGGACGGGGGCCCTGCAGCGCGAGCTCCGCCGCTTCGAGGCGCTCGGGCTCGTCCGCCGCGCGGAGGAGGGAGGCAAGGTTTACTTCGACCCGGTGCCCGGCCATCCCAGCTGGAACGCGTTCCGCACCCTGCTCCGCGAGCACGGGGACCCGGTGGAGGTCGTGCGCGAGGTACTCCGGGACGTGCCGGGGATCCAGGCGGCGTTCGTGTTTGGCTCGACGGTGCGCGGCGGCGCCCGCCGCGAGAGCGACGTGGACGTGCTGATCGTGGAGGAAGGGATGCCCACCGCAGCTATCGGCCGGGCGATGGTCGAAGCCGAGTCGCTCCTGAACCGCCCGCTCGACGTGCAGCGGCTCACTCCCGCCGCGCTCGCGGAGAAGCTGCGCCGTGGCAGTGCGTTCATCCGCGACGTGGTGAGCGGACCCAAGGCTTGGCTGATCGGATCTGAGGATGTCCTCCTCGCCCGCTGA